One Clostridiales bacterium genomic region harbors:
- the rpsG gene encoding 30S ribosomal protein S7 — MPRRAAAARREITPDPVYNNRLVTQLINKVLWDGKKSVADRIVYDAFAIIENKSGADPLATFKKAMDNVRPTLEVRPKRVGGATYQIPIEVNSRRSTTLAIRWIVGYSRSRREKTMSERLAAEIMDAANSTGSSVKKREDLFKMAESNRAFSHYRW, encoded by the coding sequence ATGCCTAGGCGCGCAGCAGCGGCCCGTCGGGAGATCACGCCTGATCCGGTCTACAATAATCGCCTTGTCACGCAGCTGATCAACAAGGTGCTGTGGGACGGCAAGAAGTCGGTTGCCGACAGGATCGTCTACGACGCGTTCGCCATCATCGAGAACAAGTCCGGTGCGGATCCGCTCGCCACGTTCAAGAAGGCGATGGACAATGTCCGGCCTACGCTTGAGGTTCGGCCCAAGCGCGTCGGCGGTGCGACGTACCAGATCCCCATCGAGGTCAACTCGCGCCGTTCTACCACCCTCGCGATTCGCTGGATCGTAGGCTACTCCCGTTCGCGTCGTGAGAAGACCATGTCCGAGCGACTCGCCGCAGAGATCATGGACGCCGCAAACAGCACCGGCTCTTCGGTCAAGAAGCGCGAGGATCTCTTCAAGATGGCCGAGTCCAACCGTGCGTTCAGCCACTACCGCTGGTAA
- the rpsL gene encoding 30S ribosomal protein S12, which produces MPTINQLVRKGRSAKASKSATPALKGNPQKRGVCTRVYTTTPKKPNSALRKVARVRLTHGMEVTAYIPGIGHNLQEHSIVLVRGGRVKDLPGVRYKIVRAALDCAGVGNRNQARSRYGVKKSS; this is translated from the coding sequence TTGCCTACGATCAACCAGCTGGTCCGCAAGGGCCGCAGCGCGAAGGCGAGCAAGAGCGCGACTCCCGCACTGAAGGGCAACCCGCAGAAGCGTGGCGTGTGCACCCGTGTGTACACCACCACACCCAAGAAGCCGAACTCGGCGCTGCGCAAGGTCGCCCGCGTGAGGCTCACTCACGGAATGGAGGTCACCGCCTACATCCCGGGCATTGGCCACAACCTTCAGGAACACTCCATCGTGCTCGTGCGTGGTGGCCGGGTGAAGGATCTTCCGGGTGTTCGCTACAAGATCGTGCGCGCGGCGCTCGACTGCGCTGGCGTGGGTAACCGCAACCAGGCCCGCTCGCGTTATGGCGTGAAGAAGTCCAGCTGA